A genomic region of Raphanus sativus cultivar WK10039 chromosome 6, ASM80110v3, whole genome shotgun sequence contains the following coding sequences:
- the LOC108838604 gene encoding putative B3 domain-containing protein At4g03170 produces the protein MASLTQDLDIEAKTDDDKIVASESETREAKKKKVEQKIKDANQEEESRGGTMIVPSRTTTKTSQRSLAEEEEKAREDEDDSEQTLGCLRRWKAPETPPEKIIHRILVEQCSRPIRKQLTTSDVKQNRLSLSNSQVRKKFQQLLSDESWKNESRFTIYGPDGKVHEMWLGKKRSSFDLTIGWWTFVEEYGLKECCDFVTVWMFRHRVTQRICLAIDVTTFALRKEVSKRISEAAFEDSD, from the coding sequence ATGGCGTCTTTAACGCAAGACCTGGACATAGAAGCCAAGACAGACGATGACAAGATCGTGGCCTCAGAGTCAGAGACAAGggaagcaaagaagaagaaagtggaACAGAAAATCAAAGATGCTAACCAAGAAGAGGAAAGCAGAGGAGGTACGATGATTGTGCCTTCAAGGACGACGACAAAAACATCACAAAGAAGCttagctgaagaagaagaaaaggcaAGGGAAGACGAAGACGACTCAGAACAAACCTTGGGGTGTCTGCGCCGATGGAAAGCTCCGGAGACTCCACCTGAAAAGATCATTCACCGCATCTTAGTCGAGCAATGCAGCAGACCGATCCGAAAGCAGCTGACGACGAGCGACGTGAAACAGAACAGGCTGTCTTTATCGAACTCGCAAGTGAGGAAGAAGTTTCAGCAGCTTCTTAGCGACGAGTCATGGAAAAACGAGAGTAGGTTCACGATATACGGACCAGACGGAAAGGTTCATGAGATGTGGCTTGGTAAGAAGAGGTCGTCGTTTGATTTGACGATAGGGTGGTGGACGTTCGTGGAAGAGTATGGGCTCAAGGAGTGTTGTGACTTCGTCACGGTTTGGATGTTTAGGCACAGAGTCACTCAACGGATTTGCTTAGCTATTGATGTCACAACGTTTGCTCTCAGGAAAGAGGTTAGTAAGAGGATCTCCGAGGCTGCTTTCGAGGATTCTGACTAG
- the LOC108806569 gene encoding ribulose bisphosphate carboxylase/oxygenase activase, chloroplastic isoform X2, whose translation MAAAVSAVGAINIAPLSLNGSGAVAASVPATTFFGKKVATVSRFAQSNGSSSFKVVAVKEDKQTDGDRWRGLAYDTSDDQQDITRGKGMVDSVFQAPMGTGTHNAVLSSYEYISQGLKQYNLDNMMDGLYIAPAFMDKLVVHITKNFLTLPNIKVPLILGIWGGKGQGKSFQCELVMAKMGINPIMMSAGELESGNAGEPAKLIRQRYREAADIIKKGKMCVLFINDLDAGAGRMGGTTQYTVNNQMVNATLMNIADNPTNVQLPGMYNKEENARVPIIVTGNDFSTLYAPLIRDGRMEKFYWAPTREDRIGVCKGIFRTDKIKDEDIVTLVDQFPGQSIDFFGALRARVYDDEVRKFVEGIGVEKIGKRLVNSREGPPKFEQPEMTLEKLMEYGNMLVMEQENVKRVQLADQYLNEAALGDANADAIDRGTFYG comes from the exons ATGGCCGCCGCAGTTTCCGCCGTCGGTGCCATCAACATAGCTCCG TTGAGCTTGAACGGGTCAGGAGCAGTAGCTGCTTCAGTCCCAGCTACAACCTTCTTCGGAAAGAAAGTTGCAACAGTGTCAAGGTTCGCACAGAGCAACGGATCATCATCATTCAAGGTGGTTGCTGTGAAAGAAGACAAACAAACCGATGGAGACAGATGGAGGGGACTTGCCTACGACACATCTGACGACCAACAAGACATCACCAGAGGCAAAGGTATGGTCGACTCTGTCTTCCAAGCTCCTATGGGAACCGGAACTCACAACGCCGTTCTTAGCTCCTATGAGTACATTAGCCAAGGTCTTAAGCA GTACAACTTGGACAACATGATGGATGGGCTTTACATTGCTCCTGCTTTCATGGACAAGCTTGTTGTTCACATCACCAAGAACTTCTTGACCTTGCCTAACATCAAG GTTCCACTTATTTTGGGTATTTGGGGAGGCAAAGGTCAAGGAAAGTCCTTCCAGTGTGAGCTTGTCATGGCCAAGATGGGCATCAA CCCAATCATGATGAGTGCTGGAGAGCTTGAGAGCGGGAACGCAGGAGAACCAGCCAAGCTGATCCGTCAAAGGTACCGTGAAGCAGCAGACATTATCAAGAAAGGAAAGATGTGTGTTCTCTTCATCAACGATCTCGACGCTGGTGCGGGTCGTATGGGTGGTACTACACAGTACACAGTCAACAACCAGATGGTTAACGCAACGCTCATGAACATTGCTGACAACCCCACCAACGTCCAGCTCCCAGGGATGTACAACAAGGAAGAAAACGCGCGTGTTCCCATCATTGTCACTGGTAACGATTTCTCCACTCTCTACGCTCCTCTCATCCGTGATGGGCGTATGGAGAAGTTCTACTGGGCGCCGACGCGTGAGGACCGTATTGGTGTCTGCAAGGGTATCTTCAGAACTGACAAGATCAAGGACGAGGACATCGTCACACTTGTTGATCAGTTCCCTGGACAATCCATTG ATTTCTTTGGTGCCTTGAGGGCTAGAGTGTACGATGATGAAGTGAGGAAGTTCGTTGAGGGAATTGGAGTGGAGAAGATAGGGAAGAGGCTGGTGAACTCGAGGGAAGGTCCTCCAAAGTTTGAGCAACCAGAGATGACTCTTGAGAAGCTTATGGAGTATGGAAACATGCTTGTGATGGAACAAGAGAATGTCAAGAGAGTCCAACTTGCTGATCAATACCTTAACGAGGCTGCCTTGGGAGACGCAAACGCGGACGCTATTGACCGCGGAACTTTCTACGGTTAG
- the LOC108808796 gene encoding putative B3 domain-containing protein At4g03170, with protein MASSTQDEQVHHRMEEDALDDEDLNNEQKVEPEVKVADDNKIVASESATSEQEVKDANQEDESRGGTMTTTSPPRSLTQEEEEELREKEARASAILLSMYYDAVPPKNPSVLEIDDHEKDDSEQTLRFLTRWKAPDLPPNKIIHHLIEQCSRPIQKQLTTSDVNSRKLSLPRKKFQQLLDETEAARGRKETRVSVYGPDGKVHEMWVGDKERSSFELTLGWRKFVVDYGLKECCDFITVWMFRRRDTQGICLAVDAIRFSFRKEVSKRISQAAFEDDD; from the exons ATGGCGTCTTCAACGCAAGACGAACAAGTCCACCACCGCATGGAAGAAGACGCACTCGACGACGAAGACCTGAACAACGAA CAGAAAGTGGAACCTGAAGTCAAAGTAGCCGATGACAACAAGATCGTTGCCTCAGAGTCAGCGACAAGCGAACAAGAAGTCAAAGATGCTAATCAAGAAGACGAAAGCAGAGGAGGGACGATGACAACAACATCACCACCAAGAAGCTtaactcaagaagaagaagaagagttaagGGAAAAGGAGGCTCGAGCCTCAGCAATCCTTCTGTCTATGTACTACGACGCAGTCCCACCTAAGAATCCATCCGTGCTCGAAATAGACGATCACGAAAAAGACGACTCGGAACAAACCTTGAGGTTCCTCACCCGATGGAAAGCTCCGGATCTTCCACCGAACAAGATCATTCACCACTTGATCGAGCAATGCAGCAGACCGATCCAAAAGCAGCTGACGACGAGCGACGTGAACTCTAGGAAGCTGTCTTTACCGAGGAAGAAGTTTCAGCAGCTTCTGGACGAAACAGAGGCAGCGCGAGGGAGAAaggagactagggtttcggtTTACGGACCAGACGGGAAGGTTCATGAGATGTGGGTTGGTGATAAGGAGAGGTCTTCGTTTGAGTTGACGTTAGGGTGGAGGAAGTTCGTCGTGGATTATGGGCTCAAGGAGTGTTGTGACTTCATCACTGTGTGGATGTTTAGGCGCAGAGACACGCAAGGGATTTGCTTAGCTGTGGATGCCATACGGTTTTCGTTCAGGAAAGAGGTTAGTAAGAGGATCTCTCAGGCTGCTTTCGAGGATGATGATTAG
- the LOC108813209 gene encoding probable methyltransferase PMT11 → MKPFAAANRDLLKTPALIKISALVLATAAFFFLGKHLSDDGYKQLVFFSSSSSSENSIPEVSISPNSNKTFNLSSIIPSNHTEIETTQPIPSVVTVTVTETPEANPPPIPSPPSPSPPPPIPSPPPPAPIRTFGVLDENGAMSNDFEVGEFEDESVEESSGNKTEIVELKNDAVSKPRARVKKFAMCRESMREYIPCLDNTVAIKKLRSTERGEKFERHCPERGKGLNCLVPSPKGYRQPIPWPRSRDEVWFSNVPHTRLVEDKGGQNWISRDPRDKSKFKFPGGGTQFIHGADEYLDQISKMVSDITFGKRIRVALDVGCGVASFGAYLLSRNVLTMSVAPKDVHENQIQFALERGVPAMAAAFATRRLLYPSQAFDLIHCSRCRINWSRDDGILLLEINRMLRAGGYFAWAAQPVYKHEAALEEQWTEMLNLTTSLCWKLVKKEGYIAIWQKPLNNNCYLSREAGTKPPLCDESDDPDNVWYTNLKPCISRIPENGSGSNVPSWPARLHTPPDRLQTITFDSYIARKELFKAESRFWNEIVGGYIRALKWKRMKLRNVLDMRAGFGGFAAALNDHKLDCWVLSVVPVSGPNTLPVIYDRGLLGVMHDWCEPFDTYPRTYDFLHASGLFSIERKRCEMSTILLEMDRILRPGGRAYIRDLIDVMDEIQEITKAMGWRTSLRDTSEGPHSSYRILTCEKRFPRA, encoded by the exons ATGAAACCCTTCGCCGCCGCGAATCGCGATCTCCTCAAAACCCCCGCGTTAATCAAGATCTCCGCCTTAGTTCTCGCCACCGccgctttcttcttcttaggcAAGCACTTGTCTGACGACGGCTACAAGCAGCtcgtcttcttctcctcctcctcctcctcggaAAACTCGATCCCTGAGGTCTCCATCTCTCCCAATAGTAACAAAACCTTCAATCTATCCTCCATCATCCCTTCCAATCACACCGAGATCGAAACAACGCAGCCGATTCCCTCGGTAGTGACGGTGACGGTTACGGAGACTCCGGAAGCTAATCCTCCTCCGATTCCTTCTCCGCCGTCTCCCTCTCCGCCTCCTCCGATTCCTTCTCCACCTCCTCCTGCTCCGATCCGGACCTTCGGGGTACTAGATGAGAACGGCGCGATGTCTAACGATTTCGAGGTAGGTGAGTTCGAGGACGAATCGGTGGAAGAGTCGTCGGGGAACAAGACGGAGATCGTGGAATTGAAAAACGACGCCGTATCTAAACCTAGAGCTAGGGTTAAGAAGTTTGCGATGTGTCGTGAGAGTATGAGAGAGTATATACCTTGTTTAGATAACACTGTTGCTATTAAGAAGCTTAGATCGACGGAACGTGGGGAGAAGTTCGAGCGTCATTGCCCTGAGAGAGGCAAAGGCTTGAATTGTTTGGTTCCGTCTCCTAAAGGTTATCGTCAGCCTATTCCATGGCCTAGAAGCCGTGACGAG GTGTGGTTCAGCAATGTTCCTCATACTCGGCTTGTTGAAGATAAAGGCGGACAAAACTGGATTTCACGAGATCCACGAGACAAGAGCAAGTTTAAGTTTCCTGGTGGCGGTACACAGTTTATTCATGGAGCTGACGAGTACTTGGACCAGATCTCTAAG ATGGTTTCTGATATCACGTTTGGCAAGCGTATTCGGGTTGCGTTGGATGTTGGTTGTGGTGTGGCGAGTTTTGGTGCTTATCTGTTGTCACGCAATGTTTTGACGATGTCTGTTGCACCAAAAGATGTCCATGAGAACCAGATTCAGTTTGCTCTTGAGCGTGGTGTGCCTGCTATGGCGGCAGCCTTCGCTACGAGGCGTTTGTTATATCCAAGCCAAgcttttgatcttattcattgtTCGAGGTGTAGGATTAACTGGAGTCGTGATG ATGGAATTTTGCTCCTTGAGATCAATAGAATGCTGCGGGCTGGAGGGTATTTTGCTTGGGCTGCACAGCCTGTTTATAAGCATGAGGCGGCTTTGGAAGAACAGTGGACAG AAATGCTGAATCTCACGACTAGTCTTTGCTGGAAACTGGTAAAGAAGGAAGGATACATTGCAATCTGGCAGAAGCCCCTCAACAACAACTGTTATTTGAGTCGTGAGGCTGGAACCAAACCACCTCTTTGCGATGAATCTGACGACCCTGATAATGTTTG GTACACAAACCTGAAACCTTGTATCAGTCGCATACCTGAGAATGGATCTGGAAGCAATGTTCCTTCATGGCCTGCACGTCTCCACACTCCACCTGATAGGCTACAGACGATAACATTTGATTCCTACATTGCTAGGAAAGAACTATTCAAGGCAGAGTCAAGATTCTGGAATGAAATAGTTGGGGGTTATATTCGTGCCTTAAAATGGAAAAGGATGAAACTAAGAAACGTTTTGGACATGAGAGCAGGCTTTGGCGG ATTTGCAGCTGCACTAAATGATCATAAACTCGATTGCTGGGTTCTTAGTGTAGTTCCTGTCAGCGGGCCAAATACATTACCTGTCATTTATGATCGTGGGCTATTAGGAGTAATGCACGATTG GTGTGAACCATTTGATACATACCCGAGGACATATGACTTCTTACATGCCTCAGGCCTCTTCTCAATCGAAAGAAAAAG ATGCGAGATGTCAACTATATTGTTAGAGATGGACCGGATATTGAGACCGGGAGGGCGAGCATACATAAGGGATTTAATTGATGTTATGGATGAAATTCAAGAGATCACAAAGGCGATGGGTTGGCGTACATCTCTGCGTGACACATCCGAGGGTCCTCACTCAAGTTACAGGATTCTGACTTGCGAGAAGCGTTTCCCTCGAGCTTAA
- the LOC108806569 gene encoding ribulose bisphosphate carboxylase/oxygenase activase, chloroplastic isoform X1 → MAAAVSAVGAINIAPLSLNGSGAVAASVPATTFFGKKVATVSRFAQSNGSSSFKVVAVKEDKQTDGDRWRGLAYDTSDDQQDITRGKGMVDSVFQAPMGTGTHNAVLSSYEYISQGLKQYNLDNMMDGLYIAPAFMDKLVVHITKNFLTLPNIKVPLILGIWGGKGQGKSFQCELVMAKMGINPIMMSAGELESGNAGEPAKLIRQRYREAADIIKKGKMCVLFINDLDAGAGRMGGTTQYTVNNQMVNATLMNIADNPTNVQLPGMYNKEENARVPIIVTGNDFSTLYAPLIRDGRMEKFYWAPTREDRIGVCKGIFRTDKIKDEDIVTLVDQFPGQSIDFFGALRARVYDDEVRKFVEGIGVEKIGKRLVNSREGPPKFEQPEMTLEKLMEYGNMLVMEQENVKRVQLADQYLNEAALGDANADAIDRGTFYGKGAQQVNLPVPEGCTDPAAENFDPTARSDDGTCVYNF, encoded by the exons ATGGCCGCCGCAGTTTCCGCCGTCGGTGCCATCAACATAGCTCCG TTGAGCTTGAACGGGTCAGGAGCAGTAGCTGCTTCAGTCCCAGCTACAACCTTCTTCGGAAAGAAAGTTGCAACAGTGTCAAGGTTCGCACAGAGCAACGGATCATCATCATTCAAGGTGGTTGCTGTGAAAGAAGACAAACAAACCGATGGAGACAGATGGAGGGGACTTGCCTACGACACATCTGACGACCAACAAGACATCACCAGAGGCAAAGGTATGGTCGACTCTGTCTTCCAAGCTCCTATGGGAACCGGAACTCACAACGCCGTTCTTAGCTCCTATGAGTACATTAGCCAAGGTCTTAAGCA GTACAACTTGGACAACATGATGGATGGGCTTTACATTGCTCCTGCTTTCATGGACAAGCTTGTTGTTCACATCACCAAGAACTTCTTGACCTTGCCTAACATCAAG GTTCCACTTATTTTGGGTATTTGGGGAGGCAAAGGTCAAGGAAAGTCCTTCCAGTGTGAGCTTGTCATGGCCAAGATGGGCATCAA CCCAATCATGATGAGTGCTGGAGAGCTTGAGAGCGGGAACGCAGGAGAACCAGCCAAGCTGATCCGTCAAAGGTACCGTGAAGCAGCAGACATTATCAAGAAAGGAAAGATGTGTGTTCTCTTCATCAACGATCTCGACGCTGGTGCGGGTCGTATGGGTGGTACTACACAGTACACAGTCAACAACCAGATGGTTAACGCAACGCTCATGAACATTGCTGACAACCCCACCAACGTCCAGCTCCCAGGGATGTACAACAAGGAAGAAAACGCGCGTGTTCCCATCATTGTCACTGGTAACGATTTCTCCACTCTCTACGCTCCTCTCATCCGTGATGGGCGTATGGAGAAGTTCTACTGGGCGCCGACGCGTGAGGACCGTATTGGTGTCTGCAAGGGTATCTTCAGAACTGACAAGATCAAGGACGAGGACATCGTCACACTTGTTGATCAGTTCCCTGGACAATCCATTG ATTTCTTTGGTGCCTTGAGGGCTAGAGTGTACGATGATGAAGTGAGGAAGTTCGTTGAGGGAATTGGAGTGGAGAAGATAGGGAAGAGGCTGGTGAACTCGAGGGAAGGTCCTCCAAAGTTTGAGCAACCAGAGATGACTCTTGAGAAGCTTATGGAGTATGGAAACATGCTTGTGATGGAACAAGAGAATGTCAAGAGAGTCCAACTTGCTGATCAATACCTTAACGAGGCTGCCTTGGGAGACGCAAACGCGGACGCTATTGACCGCGGAACTTTCTACG GGAAAGGAGCACAGCAGGTGAATTTGCCTGTTCCAGAAGGGTGTACTGATCCTGCGGCTGAGAACTTTGATCCAACGGCTAGAAGTGACGATGGAACTTGTGTCTACAACTTTTGA
- the LOC108806486 gene encoding uncharacterized protein At2g39795, mitochondrial: MGFAWCVRRSASRLASVCGNRMGRVRSISAVVNRHSLAPTTSPFRSFALYSTAIDRMSSEQSLLRVIDSEINSALQIDDPDLDEETAPGSFPFKIEDNPGHQTVTLTRDYKGEHIKVVVSMPSLDGDENDDEDDDDEDGHNNGSSIPLVVTVTKKSGLSLEFSCMAFPDEIAIDALSVSNQGSTLEDKLANEGPDFECLDENLKKTFYKYLEIRGVKASTTNFLHQYMMRKVKREYLLWLKNVKKFMEE; encoded by the exons ATGGGTTTCGCTTGGTGCGTACGCAGGTCAGCATCTAGATTAGCTTCCGTATGTGGTAATCGGATGGGTAGAGTCCGGTCAATCTCCGCCGTTGTTAACCGTCATTCTCTTGCTCCCACCACATCTCCGTTTCGCTCTTTTGCCCTTTACTCGACGGCTATTGATCGGATGAGCTCCGAGCAATCGCTTCTCCGCGTGATTGACTCCGAGATCAACTCTGCTCTCCAAATCGATGATCCCGACCTG GATGAAGAGACGGCGCCAGGAAGCTTCCCTTTCAAAATTGAAGACAATCCTGGGCATCAGACTGTAACGTTGACTAGAGATTACAAAGGGGAGCATATCAAAGTTGTAGTGAGCATGCCTAGTCTCGACGGTGATGAAAACGACGATGAggacgatgatgatgaggatggtCATAACAATGGATCAAGTATTCCACTTGTTGTGACTGTTACCAAGAAGAGCGGGCTTAGCTTAGAGTTTAGCTGTATGGCTTTCCCGGATGAGATTGCCATTGATGCTTTATCTGTGAGCAATCAGGGGAGTACTTTGGAGGATAAATTGGCGAATGAAGGGCCTGATTTCGA ATGCTTGGACGAGAATCTGAAGAAGACATTCTACAAGTATCTGGAGATCAGAGGAGTGAAAGCAAGCACTACAAACTTCTTGCACCAGTACATGATGAGGAAAGTGAAGAGAGAGTACTTGCTCTGGTTGAAGAATGTTAAGAAGTTTATGGAAGAGTAA